The sequence TGGAATCCTTTTGTTTGTTAATGACTAATTAGTGTTTACTAATATTCAATTTATAATGTTtataataacattttttcaatatttaacttttaattaataattagatgggatcctctgtcccacaatttagtgtgtaccCACTCTTACATCCAACAAATTTTTATTCCAAATTGTTAATGAGATGACAGTCAAATTGAGAGGAAAATTTGAAGTTCATAATGAAGCATAAAATTAGGAAAATCGTAGAACTCTAAAAAAGTATTAAACTTTTAAAAAGTTTAAATTGAGAGGGAACTTGATTGAGatcacaaaaaatattttcgtcCAATATTTGCATCATAGAACTCTAAAAAAGTATTAAACTAAAAGAAAATTAGGAAAATCAACCGAAATTTCACGTGGTTCTTAAATTTTTGAGTTGGGGACTATACAGTTCTTTTTAGAGTTTATAAATGTATAAACATGTTTCTTAATCAGATTATGATAGGGGCTATAAATATTCTTAGATTACGATAGGAGCTATACGTATTTATTCTTTcagctttatttaaattaaattgttaatttacgtacaatttattttaatttgtgagCTATAGAATATCgagcaaaatagtaaatttctatttaattattattactattattttaaaaaggggCTGTAATACCATCACCCAACAATTAATAGCTAATGAAGATCATGTAATGACCCACCCTTTTTAAACATTTAGTTAAGTCTACTAATGTAGACCAGTTATGATCATACAGATTACGATTATTAGTTTAAGCCAATTCAGTAATCTAAATTGAGATATCAATACAAGAAGCGAttgatttaaattatgtcttttaGCAAAAatcatgttatttattttataagaataCTCATCGAAATCTGCATATGTAATCAGTGTTCTCAACAATCTGCATATTGTATAGGAAACCTGAAAAGTTCTATCTAGAAATTAAATCAACttaatatgaaattaaactCAGTTTGGTCTTCAATAAAACCATGAAACTCCTCGTTAATTGATATGGCATTTCGAGCTAGATCGAGAAATAATCACATCAGATAAGAGAATAACCACAATGTTTTATTTGTATAGAGACATTGAATTATTCAGTTCATGATGTGAACACAAGTTCTATAGactatatatagagagagaaagaaaagagCTTCAATTCTTAAGAAACAATACACATCATCAAAAAAAGCTACGAAACCACTCATCATCATGTTCTAAGACTTTATTTTCATCTTTCATAAATCTTCTGGCGAGACTAAACTTTCAACATAGACAAGAGTTGAACTGTAACGACGACAAACCTCGGGACAACGGAACACATTATCCTGACGATCAAAACCCAACAAAATGAATCCACAATTTACCAAAATCTCTCCCTTTAGACCCACCACCAATGGTGGTGGTTGAAGAAGCTCAAGAAGATGAGAAAGAGTCACCACTTTCTCCCAAGACTCCTTCATAACCCAAACTTGAACGACGTCTGTTCCAACATAATCTAGCGCGCAAAGGCAACCACCAAGCACACCCACAAACCAGGGCTCTTCCACGCAAAACTCGTGATCAAAGGGAAGCTTAATCCTTCCCAACACCTCACTCTTCAAGTCCAAGAAAATAATATCTTCTTTATATCCATTATTATTCGTCCAGTAAAGCTTCCCACCTGCAAATATCCCCTCTTTGCAAGGATATGTATATTCATATTCCTCGCAGCGCTCTAttgttttccatgattttgtCTTTGAACTATAAACTTTACCAACCCACTTCCACTCGTTATTATCAAGATTAGCCACACTCACAAACACCTTGTACTCACCACTCGATTCAACCCAACCGAATCCAAAATTATGAACATAGCAGACATTAGAAATTTCTGGCAATTTCTTGGAGATTCCAGTGGATGGATTCCACAAGTGAATTCTACATGGTTGCTCTGGCAGATTCCTGGAGAATCCAGTGGATGGGTTCCACGAGTAAATTCCACTTGGTTGCTCGAGAATGCAGAGAAGCCCATTATAGCACCCCAATATTAAAAATCGCATCAATGTAGTATTCGTTGGAACAGCCAAAGGAGATAAAGAGATAGTATTTGCTGGCTCACTCA comes from Salvia miltiorrhiza cultivar Shanhuang (shh) chromosome 3, IMPLAD_Smil_shh, whole genome shotgun sequence and encodes:
- the LOC131018216 gene encoding F-box/kelch-repeat protein At3g06240-like — encoded protein: MSEPANTISLSPLAVPTNTTLMRFLILGCYNGLLCILEQPSGIYSWNPSTGFSRNLPEQPCRIHLWNPSTGISKKLPEISNVCYVHNFGFGWVESSGEYKVFVSVANLDNNEWKWVGKVYSSKTKSWKTIERCEEYEYTYPCKEGIFAGGKLYWTNNNGYKEDIIFLDLKSEVLGRIKLPFDHEFCVEEPWFVGVLGGCLCALDYVGTDVVQVWVMKESWEKVVTLSHLLELLQPPPLVVGLKGEILVNCGFILLGFDRQDNVFRCPEVCRRYSSTLVYVESLVSPEDL